A single genomic interval of Juglans regia cultivar Chandler chromosome 1, Walnut 2.0, whole genome shotgun sequence harbors:
- the LOC108986469 gene encoding protein NRT1/ PTR FAMILY 1.2-like — protein MEVKAAKTNQQQVTSKKGGLRTMPFIIANETFEKVATIGLHMNMIIYLITEYHLDSDTGVSVLFLWSAISNFMPVFGAFLSDSYLGRFRVIAYGTVISLLGLTLLWLTAIIPKARPPYCDLKLGNCEPPKSSQLALLYSSFILMSIGAGGIRPCSLAFGADQFNEVDSLTKERILRSFFNWYYVSIGVSVTLSMTVIVYIQQAAGWVVGFGIPVGLMFFSAVMFLLGSSLYIVVSANKSLFTGLTQVAVAAWKNKHLALPPKTSDGLWYNHKGSNLLSPTDKLRFLNKACIIRCPAKDVDSDGLALNPWSLCTATQVEELKALIKVLPIWSTSIMVAVTLNQQVFAILQARTMDRRFIKDFKIPPASYSVFGILSMAATAAIYDTVLVPLLRKVTKRRRGLSLKARMGVGVALTCVATAVSAIVETKRRNEAIREGLANNPLALVNMSAMWLVPQNCLHGVAEAFNIIGQIEFYYSQFPESMSSIAMALVSVGFGVGSLVASLIVTIVSAVTKKEGKVSWVSKNLNMGHYDYYYWLLTIFSVVNVFYYILCSWLFGSEDKDEIDNGMKEEDMAKSKTSSPHVEPKYV, from the exons ATGGAAGTGAAAGCTGCGAAAACCAACCAACAACAGGTTACAAGCAAAAAGGGTGGCCTTAGAACCATGCCTTTTATCATAG cTAATGAGACGTTTGAGAAGGTTGCGACCATTGGGCTTCATATGAATATGATCATATACCTGATTACCGAATATCATTTGGACAGTGACACCGGAGTTTCTGTATTGTTTCTGTGGTCTGCCATTTCTAATTTCATGCCTGTCTTTGGAGCTTTCCTCTCTGATTCCTACTTGGGTCGGTTTCGGGTGATTGCATATGGCACAGTTATTAGCCTACTT GGGTTAACGTTGTTATGGTTGACAGCAATTATTCCAAAAGCAAGGCCTCCCTATTGCGATCTAAAGCTAGGAAATTGTGAACCCCCGAAGTCATCCCAGCTCGCACTTCTCTATTCTTCGTTTATTCTCATGTCCATCGGAGCAGGTGGTATTAGGCCATGTTCCTTAGCCTTTGGAGCAGATCAATTCAACGAGGTAGACAGTCTCACAAAAGAGAGAATCTTGCGAAGCTTCTTCAACTGGTACTATGTTTCCATTGGAGTCTCGGTAACACTTTCAATGACAGTTATAGTTTATATTCAACAAGCAGCAGGTTGGGTCGTGGGTTTTGGAATTCCTGTAGGGCTCATGTTCTTCTCTGCTGTTATGTTTTTGTTGGGTTCTTCACTTTATATCGTAGTAAGTGCAAACAAGAGCTTGTTTACCGGATTGACCCAAGTGGCTGTGGCAGCTTGGAAAAACAAGCACCTTGCCTTGCCACCAAAGACTTCTGATGGATTATGGTACAATCACAAGGGTTCAAACCTACTTTCCCCAACAGATAAGCTAAG GTTTCTAAACAAGGCCTGCATCATTAGATGTCCTGCAAAGGATGTGGATTCAGATGGCTTGGCTTTGAACCCATGGAGTCTATGCACAGCTACCCAAGTAGAAGAGCTGAAAGCACTCATCAAAGTTCTCCCAATTTGGTCCACCAGCATAATGGTCGCTGTGACACTAAACCAACAAGTATTTGCCATCCTCCAAGCGAGAACCATGGACAGACGCTTCATAAAAGACTTCAAAATCCCACCAGCCTCCTACAGCGTCTTTGGAATCCTTAGCATGGCAGCAACGGCGGCCATCTACGATACAGTTTTGGTTCCCTTGCTAAGAAAGGTCACCAAACGGCGGCGTGGGCTTAGCCTCAAAGCACGGATGGGGGTTGGAGTGGCACTCACATGCGTGGCAACTGCAGTTTCAGCAATAGTAGAGACCAAACGCAGAAATGAAGCAATCAGAGAAGGGTTAGCCAATAATCCTCTTGCGTTAGTGAACATGTCTGCAATGTGGCTGGTGCCACAAAACTGCCTGCATGGAGTTGCTGAGGCCTTCAACATAATTGGGCAAATAGAGTTTTATTATTCTCAGTTCCCTGAGAGCATGAGTAGCATTGCCATGGCGCTTGTGTCTGTTGGGTTTGGTGTGGGGAGCTTGGTGGCTAGTCTTATAGTCACTATTGTGAGTGCGGTGACCAAAAAAGAGGGGAAAGTGAGTTGGGTATCAAAGAACCTCAACATGGGCCACTATGATTACTATTACTGGTTACTGACCATTTTTAGTGTTGTTAATGTCTTTTACTACATTTTATGCAGTTGGTTATTTGGAAGTGAGGACAAGGATGAGATAGATAATGGCATGAAAGAGGAGGATATGGCCAAGTCCAAGACCTCTTCCCCTCATGTCGAGCCCAAATATGTTTGA
- the LOC108986461 gene encoding putative E3 ubiquitin-protein ligase LIN-1 yields MSTTSTQILHHATIFISEILSQSELRHFLLSALCCKIPPRDQNTVSLAAESLENAISTTTPAIRSSCLRLTEQLLLSNPENPFSLFLLSLIYSLCDQPINAALSLLHIFQIDPSLARSEIAPVLFEELFLVHLLPVLQWFNEQRSAILSSSTSNSDYSNEVLLFDDDQSVVLPCTKVLSKMSEGQALELKELESNFEEVLDENCRVLVKYFNRVLENTGGNKPIAIPPLKLKNHEKGGKIKHRDAEKIKTDELGILKNGRYNPIWAEGERSDEFYSSSSASKSKSPPSYPQRVSPEILTNRKSFRSLKASPSPSLDSELESSLDDISASSSSSSSSSSSTESEAETEENNKKMALFEPRQKQIKKQKWPISAESSCRVPDRLMADFDNLPGGGKHTPPKDFVCPITSNLFDDPVTLETGQTYERRAIQEWLERGNSTCPITRQKLQINKLPKTNYVLKRLIASWQEQNICSVPNQSENPQPESEPNMKSVMPSSSPNSVISQATIDGTMSELRLAITNLCMSEVLKESEMAVLQIERFWQEANMDVDIHSMLSRPAVVNGFVEILFNSVDPRVLKATIFLLCEMGSKDKDVIQTLTRVDTDVECIVALFKKGLMEAVVLIYLLRPSTASLVEMDMVDSLLKVIKKQEGDSLQMCLKPKTAAVLLLGQMLGSGEESIGSSMANTLISEKMIENIVCSLGADWAEERIAAVGILLRCMEEDGKCRNTIADKADLAPIMDSFTGASDAERFEIVRFLSELVKLNRRTLNEQVLHIMKEEGAFNTMHTLLVYLQTALQDQCPIVAGLLLQLDLLVEPRKMSIYREEAMDTLISCLRNSEFPTAQLAAAETIMSLQGRFTSSGKPLTRALLLKRAGLGKSYQSLMRMEQLRNIPGESEETTPQEEEKAADDWERKMAFVLVSHEFGLLFEALAECIKSRYASLCSACFVSATWLIQMLNVLPDTGIQGAARVCLLKRFVSIFKSAKDVEDKALSLLALSVFIHEPEGLCDLTSSMKEIMKGLRELKKLSPLASQMLKVFCKGSGSCSQDFWNHKELVQVDCSENGEVLSIACFKDKIFSGHSDGTIKVWTGRGSILHPIQEVREHTKAVTALAILQPGERLYSGSLDRTTRVWSVDNEAMHCVQVHDMKDQVHKLVVANSISCYVPQGAGVKIHSWNGGSKSLNTSKSVKCLVLVRGTLYCGCHDNSIQEIDLATETLSTIQSGSRKLLGKANSVNALQVHNGLIYSASSPLDGAAVKIWNASNHSMVGSLPTVLDVRSMAISSELIYLGCKGGIVEIWGREKNNRVETLQSSKNGKVNCMTLDGNEEVLVIGTADGQIQAWGLS; encoded by the exons ATGAGCACCACCTCAACCCAAATTCTCCACCATGCCACCATCTTCATCTCTGAAATCCTCTCCCAATCCGAGCTCCGCCACTTCCTCCTCTCTGCCCTCTGCTGCAAAATCCCACCACGTGACCAAAACACCGTGAGCCTCGCGGCGGAGTCTCTTGAAAACGCAATTTCCACCACCACCCCAGCCATTCGATCCTCCTGTCTCCGCCTCACCGAACAACTCCTCCTCTCCAACCCTGAAAACCCCTTCTCCTTGTTTCTCCTTTCCCTCATCTACAGCCTCTGTGACCAACCCATCAACGCGGCTCTTAGTCTCCTCCATATATTCCAGATCGACCCTTCATTGGCTCGCTCGGAGATTGCACCGGTTCTCTTCGAGGAGCTATTCTTGGTCCATCTTCTCCCCGTTCTCCAATGGTTCAACGAACAAAGATCCGCCATTTTGTCGTCTTCAACCTCGAACTCAGACTACAGCAATGAAGTCTTGTTATTCGATGATGATCAGTCGGTGGTTCTTCCCTGCACAAAAGTGTTGTCGAAGATGAGCGAGGGTCAAGCATTGGAGCTGAAGGAGTTGGAGAGCAACTTCGAGGAGGTTCTTGACGAGAACTGCCGAGTTCTTGTGAAGTACTTTAATAGAGTTTTAGAAAATACAGGTGGCAATAAACCGATAGCTATTCCGCCATTGAAGTTGAAAAACCATGAAAAAGGTGGAAAAATCAAGCACAGGGACGCCGAGAAGATCAAAACCGACGAGCTTGGGATATTAAAAAACGGACGGTATAAC CCAATATGGGCGGAAGGAGAGAGGTCAGACGAATTCTACAGCAGCAGTAGCGCCAGCAAAAGCAAATCTCCACCATCTTATCCTCAAAGAGTTTCACCCGAGATTCTCACAAACCGGAAATCCTTTAGGAGCTTGAAAGCATCGCCAAGTCCGAGTTTGGATTCTGAACTTGAGTCTTCATTGGACGATATTTcggcctcttcttcttcttcttcttcttcttcatcttctacgGAATCTGAAGCCGAAACCGAG gaaaataacaaaaagatgGCTTTGTTTGAGCCTAGACAGAAAcaaatcaaaaaacaaaagtggCCCATTTCTGCGGAATCCAGTTG TCGCGTCCCTGACAGACTCATGGCAGATTTTGATAACCTTCCTGGTGGTGGAAAGCATACACCTCCCAAGGACTTTGTCTGCCCCATTACTAGCAATCTCTTTGATGATCCGGTGACCCTCGAAACGGGTCAGACATATGAGCGTAGAGCTATCCAGGAATGGCTTGAGAGAGGGAACTCTACGTGCCCAATAACCCGCCAGAAGCTGCAAATTAACAAGTTGCCTAAAACAAACTATGTTCTCAAAAGGCTTATCGCAAGCTGGCAAGAACAGAACATCTGTTCTGTTCCAAACCAGTCTGAGAATCCACAGCCTGAGTCTGAGCCGAACATGAAATCAGTAATGCCCTCATCTTCTCCCAATAGTGTCATAAGCCAAGCTACCATTGATGGAACAATGAGTGAGTTGCGACTTGCTATTACCAATCTTTGTATGTCTGAAGTCCTGAAGGAGTCTGAAATGGCTGTCCTCCAAATCGAGCGGTTCTGGCAGGAAGCGAATATGGATGTGGATATCCATTCTATGCTTTCAAGGCCAGCAGTTGTTAATGGGTTTGTGGAGATCCTTTTCAATTCAGTCGATCCTAGGGTGTTGAAAGCTACTATTTTTCTCCTCTGTGAGATGGGGTCCAAAGACAAAGATGTGATCCAGACACTTACCCGAGTTGACACTGATGTGGAATGTATTGTTGCTCTCTTCAAGAAGGGATTGATGGAGGCTGTTGTGTTGATATATCTGTTAAGGCCTTCAACAGCTAGTCTAGTAGAGATGGACATGGTCGACTCCCTCCTAAAAGTTATTAAGAAACAAGAGGGGGATTCGCTTCAAATGTGTTTGAAGCCGAAAACAGCTGCTGTGCTTTTATTGGGACAGATGCTTGGAAGCGGGGAGGAAAGTATTGGATCATCAATGGCCAACACTCTGATTTctgagaaaatgatagaaaatattgtttGCAGTCTGGGAGCTGACTGGGCAGAAGAGAGAATTGCTGCGGTTGGGATCTTATTGAGATGCATGGAAGAGGATGGGAAGTGCAGGAACACAATTGCTGATAAAGCTGATTTAGCTCCGATTATGGACAGCTTCACGGGTGCAAGTGATGCAGAGCGGTTTGAGATAGTTCGATTTCTCTCCGAGTTAGTTAAGTTAAACAG GAGGACTTTGAACGAGCAAGTTCTCCACATCATGAAGGAAGAAGGTGCTTTCAATACAATGCACACCCTCCTCGTTTATTTACAGACTGCTCTCCAAGACCAGTGCCCTATTGTGGCTGGTCTCCTTCTCCAACTTGATCTACTG GTGGAACCAAGAAAGATGAGTATATATCGGGAAGAAGCAATGGACACTCTCATTTCATGCCTCAGAAATTCAGAATTTCCAACTGCCCAATTAGCAGCAGCAGAGACAATTATGTCATTACAGGGGAGGTTCACTTCCTCTGGTAAACCCCTTACCCGTGCTTTACTTCTTAAACGTGCTGGTCTTGGCAAAAGTTATCAAAGTCTCATGCGAATGGAGCAGCTCAGAAATATTCCTGGAGAATCTGAAGAAACTACG CCACAGGAAGAGGAGAAGGCAGCTGATGattgggaaagaaaaatggcATTTGTTTTGGTAAGCCATGAGTTTGGTCTACTGTTTGAGGCTTTGGCGGAATGTATAAAGAGCAGATATGCCTCGTTATGTTCAGCATGCTTTGTCTCAGCAACATGGCTAATAcaaatgctaaatgttcttcCGGACACGGGCATACAAGGAGCAGCCCGTGTCTGTTTGCTCAAGCGCTTTGTATCAATATTCAAATCTGCAAAGGACGTTGAAGACAAAGCCCTTTCATTGCTTGCTCTAAGCGTATTCATCCATGAACCTG AGGGGCTGTGCGACCTAACGTCCTCCATGAAGGAAATTATGAAAGGTCTGAGAGAACTTAAAAAGTTGTCACCCTTGGCATCTCAAATGTTGAAAGTTTTCTGCAAAGGAAGTGGCTCTTGTTCT CAGGACTTCTGGAATCATAAAGAATTAGTTCAAGTAGACTGCAGCGAGAATGGAGAAGTTCTGTCAATAGCATGCTTCAAAGACAAGATATTTTCTGGCCATTCAGATGGAACTATAAAG GTCTGGACTGGTAGAGGTAGCATTCTTCATCCTATCCAAGAGGTTCGAGAGCACACCAAAGCAGTTACGGCTTTAGCAATTTTGCAGCCTGGAGAGAGACTATACAGTGGTTCACTAGATAGAACAACAAGG GTTTGGTCTGTTGACAATGAAGCAATGCATTGTGTGCAAGTACATGATATGAAGGATCAGGTTCATAAACTAGTTGTTGCCAATAGCATTTCATGCTACGTTCCACAGGGAGCTGGTGTCAAG ATTCACTCATGGAATGGAGGATCCAAGtctttaaatacaagtaaatctGTCAAGTGCTTGGTGCTTGTACGCGGAACACTATATTGTGGATGCCATGACAATAGCATCCAG GAAATTGATTTGGCAACAGAAACACTCAGTACCATTCAGAGTGGTTCAAGAAAACTATTAGGAAAGGCAAATTCTGTCAACGCACTTCAAGTTCACAATGGACTGATATATTCGGCTAGCTCTCCCTTAGATGGAGCAGCTGTGAAG ATATGGAATGCTTCAAATCATAGTATGGTCGGATCGTTGCCAACGGTGTTAGATGTGCGGTCTATGGCCATAAGCTCGGAGTTAATCTATCTAGGATGCAAGGGAGGAATCGTCGAAATATGGGGTAGGGAGAAGAACAACAGAGTGGAAACGCTACAGAGTAGCAAAAATGGCAAGGTGAATTGCATGACACTTGATGGTAATGAAGAAGTTTTGGTAATTGGAACAGCAGATGGCCAGATTCAG GCATGGGGACTCAGCTAG
- the LOC108986452 gene encoding uncharacterized protein LOC108986452, which produces MVACRRVWNLVDSNATSEEGRCTIEQFNHMYPPIFYGQGDPTLADDWIQDIEEIFRVLNCTDEHKLLYSAFKVIGEAKRWWIPERTIRKTDGRRVVSWPHFKQIFFNCFFSRSVRDSRAKEFADLVQGTMTVHQYMTRFVELSRFASYLIPDEEKKTQKFEEGLNNRIYE; this is translated from the coding sequence ATGGTAGCTTGTCGCCGTGTTTGGAATCTTGTAGACTCGAATGCAACTAGTGAGGAGGGCAGATGCACTATAGAGCAATTTAATCATATGTACCCACCCATTTTTTATGGGCAAGGCGACCCGACTCTAGCAGAtgattggattcaggacatcGAAGAAATCTTTCGCGTCCTTAATTGTACTGATGAGCATAAGTTATTGTACTCTGCCTTTAAGGTAATCGGAGAGGCTAAGAGATGGTGGATACCAGAGAGAACCATCAGGAAAACTGATGGGAGGAGAGTGGTTAGCTGGCCTCACTTCAAGCAGATTTTCTTTAACTGTTTCTTTTCAAGATCAGTCAGGGACAGTAGGGCCAAAGAGTTTGCCGACTTAGTGCAAGGGACTATGACGGTGCACCAATATATGACCAGATTTGTTGAACTGTCGCGCTTTGCCTCATATCTGATcccagatgaggaaaagaagacCCAGAAGTTTGAAGAGGGACTGAATAACAGGATATATGAGTGA
- the LOC108986564 gene encoding bark storage protein A-like: MRIWLQLSFVVVVLLVVVFQSSEAYGYGGISHEIGKKIDRINKMGPYLGIVVPNSFEMDPLLQSPSFVADEKFPFLDFSGRRFRFGELANEKVIVVMTGLSMLNAGIATQLLLILFKVKGVVHYGIAGNANPNLQVGDVTVPQYWAHTGLWNWQRYGFGQNDELALESNGDYTRTIGYLRFSDYNNVTDQNGKRGGNFLNNVWHQPEEIFPVYGTPEVRQHAFWVPVDKHYFTVAKKLKNLKLGSCVNTTCLPRTPVVVRVKRGISANVFVDNSAYRSFLNTKFNATSIDMESAAIALVCLQQKTPFIAIRSLSDLAGGGSALSNEANIFSSLAAQNAVDAVVRFITLLY; the protein is encoded by the exons ATGAGGATATGGCTGCAGCTTAGTTTTGTTGTTGTAGTACTACTGGTTGTTGTGTTTCAGAGTAGCGAAGCCTATGGCTATGGAGGAATTTCTCATGAAATAGGGAAAAAGATTGATAGAATAAATAAGATGGGTCCATACTTAGGTATTGTGGTGCCAAACTCCTTCGAGATGGACCCTCTTCTCCAGTCTCCCAGCTTTGTGGCTGATGAAAAGTTTCCCTTCTTGGACTTTTCag GAAGAAGGTTTCGATTTGGAGAGCTGGCAAATGAGAAGGTTATTGTTGTTATGACAGGATTGAGCATG CTTAATGCAGGTATAGCCACACAATTACTGCTAATCCTTTTCAAAGTGAAAGGTGTTGTGCACTATGGAATTGCTGGAAATGCAAATCCTAATCTCCAGGTTGGAGATGTTACTGTTCCCCAATATTGGGCTCATACAGGTCTTTGGAACTGGCAG AGGTATGGATTTGGGCAAAATGATGAGTTAGCCTTGGAATCTAATGGAGATTACACAAGAACTATTGGTTACCTGAGATTTTCTGATTACAACAATGTAACTGATCAAAATGGGAAGCGTGGGGGGAATTTTCTGAACAATGTTTGGCATCAACCAGAAGAGATCTTCCCAGTTTACGGAACTCCAGAAGTCAGACAGCATGCCTTTTGGGTTCCTGTCGACAAGCATTACTTCACAGTTGCAAAGAAACTCAAG AACTTGAAGTTGGGGAGTTGTGTAAACACAACTTGTCTGCCAAGAACACCAGTTGTTGTGAGAGTCAAGAGGGGGATCAGTGCCAATGTTTTTGTGGACAACAGCGCCTACAGATCATTCTTGAATACGAAATTTAATGCCACTTCAATCGACATGGAGAGTGCTGCGATTGCTTTGGTTTGTCTTCAACAGAAGACACCTTTTATTGCAATCAGATCTCTCTCTGATTTGGCTGGTGGGGGCTCAGCTTTGTCCAATGAAGCCAATATCTTCTCCTCATTGGCAGCTCAAAATGCTGTTGATGCCGTTGTTAGGTTCATCACCCTATTGTATTAG